Proteins encoded in a region of the Apostichopus japonicus isolate 1M-3 chromosome 19, ASM3797524v1, whole genome shotgun sequence genome:
- the LOC139960212 gene encoding glutathione S-transferase A4-like, with amino-acid sequence MADKPKITYVRGRGLAEVSRLIFAVQDVETTEEHITTNEEFQKIKATGKLMFNQLPLIEIDGLCLIESQAQGNYLGHKYNMLGKTDLERGRVQMLFAGSNSFNSVSGPFWFFMPAEARADAKKSAIEKGKTRYLPVFEKVLTENGTGFLVGSEATIADCALFNILSCMKEMPEYNNILDNFPQCKAFVDTFSAIPGVKKYLESPRRFPPPDDAYAKEVRAALY; translated from the exons ATGGCCGATAAACCAAAAATTACCTATGTCCGCGGACGTGGGCTAGCCGAAGTATCCAGACTTATTTTTGCTGTCCAAGATGTGGAG ACAACAGAAGAACATATAACAACAAATGAAGAGTTTCAGAAAATTAAAGCAA CTGGCAAGCTAATGTTTAACCAACTGCCCTTGATTGAGATTGATGGCCTCTGTCTGATCGAGTCTCAAGCTCAAGGAAATTATCTTGGACACAAATATAACATGCTCGGGAAAACTGACCTGGAAAGAGGAAG AGTTCAGATGTTATTTGCTGGGTCAAATTCATTTAACAGTGTAAGCGGACCTTTCTGGTTTTTCATGCCAGCAGAAGCAAGAGCAGATGCAAAAAAGTCTGCAATCGAAAAAGGAAAGACCAGATATTTACCCGTGTTTGAAAAG GTCTTAACTGAGAATGGGACTGGTTTTCTGGTTGGTAGTGAAGCTACAATTGCTGACTGTGCTTTGTTCAATATCCTGTCATGCATGAAGGAGATGCCAGAATACAATAATATTCTAGATAATTTCCCACAATGCAAG GCATTCGTGGATACATTTTCAGCCATTCCAGGTGTAAAGAAATACCTGGAGAGTCCAAGAAGGTTCCCTCCTCCTGATGATGCCTACGCTAAGGAAGTCAGGGCCGCTCTGTACTGA